CCAATCGGCAATTGTGCCAAAATAATTAACCACAATCACTGCCGCAAAATCGTAGGCTCCGACAGTTTCGACCGCCAAAAAGCGATAGAGAATCATCGCAAAGACCAAATCGAGCATGCGACTGGCCATTTGCAAAGCAAAGGGAATACTGGCGTTGCGGCCAATCGTGCTCAAATGATCATCAGTCGCTTGACGTGGTTTGCTCCAACGTCGAATGCCTGCCAAGGTTAAGCCCAATAAGCCAATCAGGCCCAAACTAAATAAGCCTACCAAAATCCAGCTTCGCAATGAAACTGTTGGTAGACTTAGTAATTGTAGTGCCACAAAAACTCCCTTGGAAGCATTAGACAAGCCGTTTTTGGCCCCAAATCAGCACATGCATTTGGGGTAGCACGCGCACATTGAACGGTCGCCATTCAGGCAATTGAGCTCGTTCGGCCAGCCATTCGAGGGCATGAGCATAATCGCGCTCAGCCCAGCGACCTTCTGGCTGCCAAATAATTGGCAATTGGGCCTCGGCAAAATCCTGATGTTCGCTGACAAATTGGTGCAATTGGGCTAAATCGCTTTCGCCAGTGATCACAAATTTCCATTGTTGTTGGCTGGCGGGCAATTGCATAAATTGGCGCAATGGTTCGAGCCGCAACATGCCCGTGTTGGCTCCAGCCAATTTTGGCGATAAGCTCCAGAGGTTGATCAATTCAACCAGTTCTGGGCGAAAGAGGGTGCTATTGGTTTCAACTGTGAGATGATGGCCTGCTGCACGTAGAGTTTGGGCCAAAGCTGGCAATTCGCGCTGCAACATTGGCTCGCCGCCAGTTAATACGACATGGCGTGCGCCTTGGTCGGCGATGCGTTGCGCGAGGGTCGCAATCGGCAAATCTTCCCATTTACCGCCCTCTTTGACGCTCCATGAATATTTGGTATCACACCAGCTACAGCGCAAATTGCAGGCAAAAAAGCGCACGAATGTGGTTGGAACGCCCATCAATGTGCCTTCGCCTTGCACCGAGCGATAAACTTCCATCACATTCATGGCTGGTCCTCACGTTCGGCACGGCTAATTTCAACATAGCCACTGGCGGTTTCCCACAGCCGAATGCGCCATAGTAAGGCGGCAAATTCCGGCGCTTGCTGTTCAAGCTGATCCCACATCCAATGGGCGATATTTTCGGCGGTGCTGGGCACACTCAAAAAATCGTTAAGATTATAGTGATCAACGCGGGCAATAATAATTTCGTTGACCAACTGCTTAATTTGTTCTAAATCAATCACCATGCCATCATCGCTTTGGCCACGGGCAGGCTGAATCGGCCCACGCACGCTGACCTCTAATAAATAGGAATGGCCATGTAACCGCGCACATTTGCCGCGATGATTAGGGAGTTGATGGGCTGCTTCGAAGCGAAATTGTTTGGTAAGAATCGCGTACATATCATCTACTAGGTGTTTAAGTGGCAAAAAAAGCGCCAACGGTTGACGCACATGGCTATTGTACCATGGGGATGGGGCAAGTAGAACATAGAGCAAAGAACATAGAACATATGGCTACAGGCTTTGGGCTATTGGTTATCGGAACAATGATTGGTATCTCATACAATCTTTCAGCCTATAGTCAATGCCCATTCGTGCCCTTTGTGCTCTTCGTGTCCTTTGTGGTTACAAAACGCTCTTTGTCGTTTCAGAAATACTACGCTCTCTGATCCCTAATTCCTAGCCCCTGACCCCTCATCTCCAAATTTGACAAGGCAGGGCTTTCGTGGTAATCTAATGCGGCTGTCGTGACTGAGAGCCAATGAACTTGACGGGGCGTGGCGCAGCCCGGTAGCGCACTTGAATGGGGTTCAAGAGGTCCCGCGTTCGAATCGCGGCGCCCCGACCAGTTAACAACATCAATAAGCCGAAGTGGCGGAATGGCAGACGCGATGGTCTCAAAAACCATTGAGGGCAACCTCATGTGGGTTCGACTCCCACCTTCGGCACCAAATTGATCAACTGTGTATAATGTACACAGTTGATTTTTTTTGTTCATGAGGTTGTTATTTTGCGCAAATTTGGTGTATTGTTGGTGATGCTCTTCGGGCTTGTTAGCCCTGCCCCTGCCGCTCCCGATGTGCCAGCGGTTCAGCCTAGCACAATCACGCCTTGGGGTATCAATGGCTACCTCACTAAAAACGAGCGCGTTGCCACTGGCGATAATGTAGCACTTCTAGCTCAAACTATGGCCACGGCCAACGCCGATTGGTCGCTTGAAGAGTTGCCATGGGCCGAAATTGAGCCAAACAATGGCACGTTTCGCACCACCTACGATAGCCGCATCAAAACCGTCGCCGATGCCAACCTTGGGATTATTGGCATGCTGCTGACGACCCCAGCTTGGGCACGCGAATCCTCGTGTGCTGGCAATAACAACTACTGGTGTCCACCCAGCGATCCTGCCCAATATGCCGAATTTGCCGCTTGGATGGTCGAGCGCTACGATGGCGATGGAGTCAGCGATGCGCCAGGTTCGCCACGGATTGCCGCTTGGCAAATTTGGAACGAGCCAAATTTTGTCGCCACCTGGAGTTCAATCAACAATAACGAAGCCTTGCGCCGCCGTCGGTATGGCGAAATCTTGGTTGCCGCCTATAACGCGATCAAACAAGCTGATCCTACGGCAATTGTGGTGGCTGGCGGGGTGTATGTGTTCGATGGCTTTAGCGATGGCTTCGATTTTCTCAATGGCACAAATGGGGTGTTTCGCCAAATACCCGCAGCCAAAACCAGCTTCGATGTACTAGGGATTCACCCCTATATGCCAACGATTGCCCCCGATGCGATTGGTACATTTTCGAGCGTCACGCTCGAAGGGCGTTTGCTCAACACCCGTAATTGGCTCACCAACGATATTGGCCGCCCTAGCGCCCCAATTTGGATCACCGAGATTGGTTGGTGTACCAGCCCTGGCTCGGCCAGTTGCCCAGTAGTGAGCGCCGAAAATCAAGCCCGCTACTTAATTCGCAGCTTTGTGATTGCCCAACAATTGGGCGTGCAACACATTAATTGGTTGCAACTTGAAGATGCTTTCGATGGTTCACACCCATTTAGTGGCTCAGAAATGGTCGGCAATCTCTCAAATAATAGCTATGCTACCAAATCAGCCTATACTGCTTTTCAAACCATGGCGGGCTTACTTGAAAACGCCACGCCGCTTGGCATTCGATCGGGAGTGCATACCCACAATTATGTTGCCAATAGCAATAATACTGGTGGTGTGTATGCCTATCGTTATAGCCGTGGCAACACTGAAATTGATGTCCTTTGGACTCCTGGGGCTAACACCACAATTCAGTTTCCACTAACTGCTGGTAAGCAGTGGATTTTTCGCACCCGTAATAATCAATCGTTTACCCCAACGATTAATGGTACAACCGCTAGCATTGTGCTAACCAACGATCCAATTTTTATTGTGCAGAAAATTCCGGTCAGTTTGAATGTGCAAAATTCGGTGAGTTTATTGGCCGAGGTTGGTGGCGGTGAGGCACGGGCTGATATTCCTTTGAGCAATGGCGGCAGCGAAAATGCGCTCACTTGGAATATTAGTAATGCTTCGGCAGGTTTAACGGTTACGCCCAGCAGTGGTAGCGTGGTTGACACAGCCAATTTGACGATCAAGGCACAAATTGGTAGCCTAAGTGCCGGAACCTATAATTATCAGTTTACGGTTAATGGCGATGGTGTTGCTTCACGCACCGTTCAAGTAAGCCTGCGGGTGGTTGATCAGCTTCAGCCCATCTATTTGCCGCTAACTAGAAAATAGCATTATGCCCGTAGAGTATTGTATTCAAACCAGCCCCTTTGGGCGTTTGCTGCTGGCGGCTACGTCCGAGGGGTTGTTGTTGGCCAGTTTTGCCGATGATGATAGTGAGTTATTGGCTGAATTAACCGAAGCCTACCCCGATCGGCTGTTGCTCTATCGCTCAAATGCGTTGCTCGACCAAGCGTTTGCCCAATATCAAGCCTATTTTTCGGGCCAACGCCAACAATTTGAGTTACCAATTGCCTGGCATGGCTCGGCTCAGCAGCAAGCAATTTGGCAACAAATAAGCCTCATTCCCTTTGGTCAGCAATGGTCATATCAACAGCTTGCCCAAACGTTGTCAGCGCCGTATCAAGCCGCTCATGCAATCAATCAAGCCTTGCGCCATAATCCTTTAGCATTAATTATTCCCTGTCATCGTTTATCCAATTCGCCGCAAGGGCTTGGCTACTACCGCTGGGGGCGGGTTCGGCAACAACAACTCTGTGATCGTGAAGCTAGTCCGGTTATCGCCACCTATTCAATGGAGATGATGTCATGATTGTTGGACGCTTGCCTGATGTGCCACTCGATGCCGATTTGCCAATAAGCGCGAGCCTGATCTCTCAAGGATTAGAACATTATCAAGCAGTGGCCCGCTGGATCGCGACGCTGCCTTTTGGGCGCAATACCAACCCACTCGATTGGCGCTTGGTCTTGAGCGAAAAACGTGGTACCAGCAGCACCAAACATGCCTTCTTGGCCGAGTTAGCCCGCGAATTAGCCTTACCAATTAATTTATATTTTGGCATTTATCTGATGGATGGCAAGAATACACCAGGTGTAGGCGAAACCCTTGCTTCAAATAATTTACCCTCGATTCCCGAGGCCCATTGTTTTTTACGCTATGGCCGTTGGAATATCGATGTAACGCGCTCGCCAAAGGCTGAGCCAATTTTGCAATTTTTTGAAGAGCAACAGATTACACCTGTACAAATTGGCGATTTCAAACGAACTGTTCATCGTAATTTCCTCTTGAAATGGGCCACCAGCCAAGGGCTAAGCCTGACCAAAGCATGGGCGATTCGCGAGGCCTGTATGGCTGCGTTGAGCCAATGAGCGCCTGCTTGCCGCCAAATTTTGCTTGGCCCCAAACTAGCCAGCAATTTGGTGGGTTAAGTATCGCTGTGCCTCAACCAAGCCCCGGTCAGATGCTGCAATTGGTCGAGCATTTATATTCTAGCGCCAGCAACTTGCAACAAATCCCTATCGCCACGATTGTGGCAGCGATCGATCGGGCGGCGCAACAATGGCTTGCGCCAGATTATCCGCCACGTTTGCAATTGCTCGATCAATTACCCCAAATTAATGGCTATAGCCCGGCAATGCTGAACGAAGTGCTTGATCGCATGCTGGCCGATTGGCGTGCTCCACAAATTTGGCAACGCTTGAATGAACAATTTGGCGACCCATTGTTGCTTGATGGCTGGCGGCCAATGGTGATTGGCGAGAGTCGTGTATTTGGCCCGCGCCTGACTTGGCATATTTGCGCTGGTAATGTGCCTGGGGTTGCGATTCAAAGCTTAATCGATGGCTTGCTGGTCAAGTCGCCAAGCTTGGTTAAAGTAGCGCGTGGCGAGCCATTGTGGGCGGCGGCTTTTGCTACTAGCTTAATTCAACAACTACCTGCATTGGCAGAGAGCATTGCAGTGCTCTGGTGGAGTGGCGGCGATCAGGCGCTCGAAGCCCCAATTTTGGCTAATACCGAGGCGATTATTGCCAATGCCAGCGATGCAGCGATTGCGGCTGTGCGTCAACGTAGCCCTGCTCATATTCGTTGGCTGGATTATGGCTCGCGCTATTCGTTGGCCTATGTTAGCCAAACCATGTTGGCTGCCCCTAATTTGGCTGAAATTGCCAGCAAACTGGCGTATGATGGCGTGATGCTTGAGCAGCAAGGCTGTGTCTCGCCCCAAGCAATTGTGGTTGAAGCGCCAACGGCTGAGCAATTAAGCCAATTTGGGCTAGCCCTGAACCAAGCATTGGCCGACTTGAGCCAGCGTTATCCTGCAAGTAGCTCAATTCTGGCTGCTACGCGGCGTAGTGCTGATGACTATGAATGGCAAGCCCTGAGTGGTCAGCCAATCCAACTGTTGAGCCAGCCTGATCAGCCATGGCTAGTGGTGGTTGATCAACGTGAGGCTTTGCCCACAGTGGCTGGGCGTTTAATCAAACTTGTGCCAGTGGCCGATCTGGCTGAGCTGGCCCAACGATTAAAACCATTGCATCAACATCTGCAAAGTGTTACGCTGGTATGTAGTGCTGCACAGCGTCATGAGTTGGCTGAGGCGCTGGCGGCAATCGGCGTTTTGCGTATCTGCCAAGCGGGGCAACAAGCGTTTCCCCAAGCGGCTTGGCATCACGATGGGCGTGATCCCTTGCGCAGTTTGGTACGCTGGGTCGATCTCGAACGCTCAGCCAATCCTCACGTATAATTAGACTATAAGCGCATTCGACAGATTTTGGAGGAATCAACGTGGATTTCAAGCTCTCGGACGATCAGGAATTTATGCGTAAAGCGGCTCGCGAATTTGCCGAAGGTGAAATTCGGGCAACAGTTGCTGAGCGTGATGAGCATAAAATTTGGCCGACTGACATTGTGCAAAAGATGGGCCAATTGGGCTTTATGGGTGTCGCAATCGATGAAGCCTATGGCGGGGCAGGCCTCGATTACGTTTCATATGCGATTATGATCGAAGAGCTTTCGCGGGTTGATGCCTCGGTTGGGGTGATTGCCTCGGTCAATAATTCGTTGGTGTGTGCTGGGATTGAAAAATTTGGCACTGAAGCACAAAAACGCGATATTCTTGCGCCCTTGGCCAGCGGCCAAAAACTCGGAGCCTTCTCGCTTTCCGAGCCTGGGGCTGGCTCGGATGCGGCGGCTCAGAAAACCCGTGCGGTTGAAGATGGCGATTACTACATCATTACGGGCACCAAAAACTGGGTTACCAATGGCTCAAAAGCCGACACAATTTTGTTGATGACCATGACTGCTCCAGAAAAAGGAGTCAAAGGGATCACCGCATTTTTAATTGATACCCATGAGCCAGGCGTTTCAATTCTCAAGGTCGAAGATAAATTGGGCATTCGTTCGGCTCAATCAGCTCAAATGTCGTATGATGGCTATCGAGTGCACAAAAGCCGCATGCTGGGCCAACCTGGCGAAGGCTTCAAAATTGCCATGACGATCTTGAATGGTGGCCGGATTGGGATCGCCTCGCAGGCCTTGGGGATTGCCCAAGGCGCCTATGAAGCGGCCTTGGATTATGCCAAAGTCCGCGAACAATTTGGCCAATCGATTATCAATTTTCAAGCGGTGGGCTTTACCCTAGCTGATATGGCCACGCGGATCAAAGCAGCCCGTATGTTGACCTATCATGCGGCATGGCTCAAAGATCAGGGCGAGAATTATATTGCAGCGGCGGCGATGGCCAAAGTCTATGCCTCGGAAACTGCCATGTGGACAGCCACCAAAGCCGTGCAAATCTTCGGCTCAAACGGCTACTCCAAGGAATATCCGGTTGAACGCTACTTCCGTGATGCCAAGATTACCGAAATTTACGAAGGCACGAGCGAAATTCAGCGCTTGGTGATTTCACGCGAGATTGCCAAATAACATACTGCTTAATCAGCCAGCATCGTTGGTGCTGGTTGATTATTTAACCACTCTTTAATCATTAGTAAGCTTGATCTGCTTGCAAAGCTGTGATAGACAGTTGATCGATCGTGTATAATAGCCGCGAACCTCACCATAAAACGGGGGCACGCTTGCCTCACGAGCTCCCAATATTGTTTCGGAGGACGTATTTTTATGCGCCAAAACTCAGCTCTGGGCATGATTATTGCCGTCGTTGTTCTCATAGCAGCACTTGCTGGCGGTTATGTGTATCTAACCAATCAGCAAAAAAACCAACCAGGTGGTGACCCTTCATTACTTGAGCCAACCCCCATGCCGATTCCAAATGTGCAAATTTTGGAAGCAGCGACCGACATCGAAGCCAACAAATTGATTACTGGCGGCGATCTTGAGCAATATTTCAATGCCCTCGAAGTGCCCCCTAGCGATGTTACCCCCGACGATGTACTCTATACGGAATTTTACAGCGTGGTTCAAGGGAAGGTAACCACAACCGATATTCGTGGTGGCGAGCGAATTAAAAAATCGACCTTCCGTAACGCTGGGATTGCCGAAAAATTACCAATTCCAGTCTCAGGTGAAGAATCGCTCAAAGCCTATAATATGTTTGTCAGTGATATTGGTGGGATTGTCGCCGAAGGCAATAACATTGATATTCTTGGCAGCTATAGCCTTGAACAGCCATATTTGCGCTTTACAGGGATTGATCGTGATGGTGTGGTGACGCTAGTTGATGAAAAATATTTAGATATCAGCACCCATGTCTTAGCCCAAAATGTTCCGGTTTTGAAAGTTGTGGCTCCGCCATTAGTTTCGCCTGATGGTCAACAAATTGGGAGTGCCCCAGCCGCTGCGCAACCAACAATCGAAGTTGTGGTTGATGGTTCGCCTGTTGTGGCTCAACCTACGCCAGAGCCTGTCTTTAATGAAGGCTCACAATGGCAAATTGTGGTTGCCTTAACTGCCCAACAAGCTGAGCTTTTGGAATATACAAAAGCTAAAACTGGTAGTAAACTAAATATAGTCGTGCGGCGTGCTGATGATCAAGATGATCAAATTGCAACAACTGGGGTTACCATGGATCTGTTGATGCGCTTATATGGTGTACCACAAGTCTATGCTCAACCCAACATGATTGTGAAACTGTTGGATGCTCCTGCACCACCACAGCCACCACAACAACCAGCGGTTGTAATTCCATTCCCATTACCCAACGCACCACAACAACAACCATTGCCAACAGCAGTGCCAACTCAAACGCCTTAATACAACCAAGGAGAATTGCATGGCTGAGTCCGATAAAATTCGCGTACTAATTGTTGACGATATTGCAGATACTCGTGATAACCTCGAGAAACTCTTGTTTTTTGAGAAGGATATGCAAGTTGTCGGCAAAGCAGCAACGGGGCGCGAGGCCGTGACGCAGGCCAAGCAAATTCAACCCGATGTTGTCTTGATGGACATTAACATGCCCGATATGGATGGCATTGCAGCAACTGAGGCGATCATGGCGCAGGTGCCGAATACGCAAGTCATTATGATGAGCGTCCAAGGTGAAACCGATTACCTGCGTCGTGCAATGTTGGCTGGTGCTCGTCAGTTTCTCACTAAACCAGTTGGTGGCGATGAACTCGCCAGTAGCATCCGCGAAGTCTATCGCTTGCAGCAAACCCAACGCCGCTTTGTGGTAGCGGCCCAACAGGTCGAAGAACATGATCAATCAACCGGCCAAATTATTGCTGTGTATAGCCCCAAGGGTGGCACTGGCAAGAGTGCAATTGCCTCAAATTTAGCAGTTGCCTTAAAATTATTGCCTGGTAATCGTAAAGTTTGTTTGGTCGATGCTAGCTTATTGTTTGGCGATATTGCGGTGATGTTCAACATCAATAGCTCCAAAACGATCAATGATCTCACTTCGCGGATCGATGATCTTGATAAGGAATTATTGAATGATGTGATGACCACCCACGCCTCACAAATCAAGGTGTTGCTGGCTCCAGCCAACCCGCAAATGGGTGAACTGGTTACGGCTGATCATGTGCGGACAGTGCTTGAGGCCCTGCGGCGTGAGTATGATTATGTGGTAGTTGATACCCAATCATCGTTCCAAGATCAAACCATGGCTGTGCTTGATGCCGCCCATCGAATTGTCTTGCTGATGACGATGGAACTCTCATCGATTAAGAATATTCGCCAGTTTTTGGAAGTGGCCGAGTTGCTTGGCTACAACGATGAGAAACTGGTGTTGGTCTTGAACAAAGCCGATGCTAAATTTGGCATTCGGGTCGATCAAGTCGAGGCCAATATTCAACATAAGGTTGCGGCGCAAATTGGCAATGCCCCATTTGAAATGGTCAATGCGATTAACCGTGGCGTACCTTTGATTATCGATCAGCCTCGCCATCAAATCTCAATCGATGTGGCCAACTTGGCCTATCTGATTTCAGGAACTACCCGCACTAGCCGCGAAGGCGCACGCCCACAGCAACCCAAAAAAGAAGAACCGAAGGGTCTCTTCGCTCGATTGACCAAACGTTAGACGCATGGAGGGTGGCTTATGTCGCTCCTAAAGCGTATTGCAGGAAATACGTCCCCATCCTCGGCTTCCGAATCACCAGCAGCAGCACAACCAAGTGCTGCTGCCACACGCCCTGATGGAGCTATTCCGCGCTCTGCTGCAGTTTCTTCCCAAGATCGCCTACTTGATGTGCGACATCGTGTTCAGCGTCGTTTGACTGAAGAAGTTCGCGATGTCAATAGCACCAATGAAACCAAAATCCGCCAAACCGTCGAAGATCTCTTGAGCGCCGTACTCGACAGCGAAAATATCGTGTTAAGTCGGGTCGAACGCCAACAATTGGTCGAATCGTTGATGTCGGATATCGTTGGGCTTGGGCCGCTTGATTCGCTCCTCAAAGACGATAGCATTTCGGAAATCATGGTCAATGGGCCAAACAAGATCTATATCGAACAACGAGGCAAGCTGACGCTTTCAGGCACCACCTTCATCGACGATGAACACGCGATGCGGGTGTTGTATCGGATTGTGGCTCCACTTGGCCGACGGGTCGATGAAAGCTCGCCCATGGTCGATGCTCGTCTCAAAGATGGCTCGCGGGTTAATGCGGTTATTCGACCGATTTCCTTGATTGGTCCAGTCATCACAATTCGTAAATTCTCCAAAAAGCCACTTGGCCCCGATGATCTTGTTCGGTTTGGCGCAATTAGCCGCGAAATGATGGATTTTCTTTCGGCAAGTGTTCGCGCCCGGATCAATGTGGTGGTGTCTGGTGGTACTGGTTCAGGTAAAACGACCTTATTGAACGTGCTTTCATCGTTTATTCCTGAAGATGAGCGTTTGATTACGGTTGAAAACGCTGCCGAACTTCAACTTCAGCAGGATCACGTGATTTCGCTCGAATCGCGGACTGCCAATATCGAAGGCAAGGGCGAAATTTCAATCAACGATTTGATTATCAACTGTCTGCGGATGCGGCCTGAGCGAATCATCGTGGGCGAATGTCGTGGTGGCGAAACGTTGGCTATGTTGCAAGCAATGAATACTGGTCACGAAGGTTCGATGACCACACTCCACGCCAATACACCGCGTGACGCAATTGCGCGGATCGAAACGATGTGTTTAATGTCAGGGATGGATTTGCCGCTCAAGGCTATTCGTGAACAAGTCGCCTCGGC
This sequence is a window from Herpetosiphon gulosus. Protein-coding genes within it:
- a CDS encoding response regulator — translated: MAESDKIRVLIVDDIADTRDNLEKLLFFEKDMQVVGKAATGREAVTQAKQIQPDVVLMDINMPDMDGIAATEAIMAQVPNTQVIMMSVQGETDYLRRAMLAGARQFLTKPVGGDELASSIREVYRLQQTQRRFVVAAQQVEEHDQSTGQIIAVYSPKGGTGKSAIASNLAVALKLLPGNRKVCLVDASLLFGDIAVMFNINSSKTINDLTSRIDDLDKELLNDVMTTHASQIKVLLAPANPQMGELVTADHVRTVLEALRREYDYVVVDTQSSFQDQTMAVLDAAHRIVLLMTMELSSIKNIRQFLEVAELLGYNDEKLVLVLNKADAKFGIRVDQVEANIQHKVAAQIGNAPFEMVNAINRGVPLIIDQPRHQISIDVANLAYLISGTTRTSREGARPQQPKKEEPKGLFARLTKR
- the queD gene encoding 6-carboxytetrahydropterin synthase QueD, giving the protein MYAILTKQFRFEAAHQLPNHRGKCARLHGHSYLLEVSVRGPIQPARGQSDDGMVIDLEQIKQLVNEIIIARVDHYNLNDFLSVPSTAENIAHWMWDQLEQQAPEFAALLWRIRLWETASGYVEISRAEREDQP
- a CDS encoding CpaF family protein is translated as MSLLKRIAGNTSPSSASESPAAAQPSAAATRPDGAIPRSAAVSSQDRLLDVRHRVQRRLTEEVRDVNSTNETKIRQTVEDLLSAVLDSENIVLSRVERQQLVESLMSDIVGLGPLDSLLKDDSISEIMVNGPNKIYIEQRGKLTLSGTTFIDDEHAMRVLYRIVAPLGRRVDESSPMVDARLKDGSRVNAVIRPISLIGPVITIRKFSKKPLGPDDLVRFGAISREMMDFLSASVRARINVVVSGGTGSGKTTLLNVLSSFIPEDERLITVENAAELQLQQDHVISLESRTANIEGKGEISINDLIINCLRMRPERIIVGECRGGETLAMLQAMNTGHEGSMTTLHANTPRDAIARIETMCLMSGMDLPLKAIREQVASAIELIVQQARLKDGSRRVMAISEVTGMEGDLVVLQDIFVFEQTGLDERGKIVGSLRPTGVRPRFLDRFEALNIYLPPNVFGNSSERFY
- a CDS encoding methylated-DNA--[protein]-cysteine S-methyltransferase; this encodes MPVEYCIQTSPFGRLLLAATSEGLLLASFADDDSELLAELTEAYPDRLLLYRSNALLDQAFAQYQAYFSGQRQQFELPIAWHGSAQQQAIWQQISLIPFGQQWSYQQLAQTLSAPYQAAHAINQALRHNPLALIIPCHRLSNSPQGLGYYRWGRVRQQQLCDREASPVIATYSMEMMS
- a CDS encoding acyl-CoA dehydrogenase family protein yields the protein MDFKLSDDQEFMRKAAREFAEGEIRATVAERDEHKIWPTDIVQKMGQLGFMGVAIDEAYGGAGLDYVSYAIMIEELSRVDASVGVIASVNNSLVCAGIEKFGTEAQKRDILAPLASGQKLGAFSLSEPGAGSDAAAQKTRAVEDGDYYIITGTKNWVTNGSKADTILLMTMTAPEKGVKGITAFLIDTHEPGVSILKVEDKLGIRSAQSAQMSYDGYRVHKSRMLGQPGEGFKIAMTILNGGRIGIASQALGIAQGAYEAALDYAKVREQFGQSIINFQAVGFTLADMATRIKAARMLTYHAAWLKDQGENYIAAAAMAKVYASETAMWTATKAVQIFGSNGYSKEYPVERYFRDAKITEIYEGTSEIQRLVISREIAK
- a CDS encoding 7-carboxy-7-deazaguanine synthase QueE, yielding MNVMEVYRSVQGEGTLMGVPTTFVRFFACNLRCSWCDTKYSWSVKEGGKWEDLPIATLAQRIADQGARHVVLTGGEPMLQRELPALAQTLRAAGHHLTVETNSTLFRPELVELINLWSLSPKLAGANTGMLRLEPLRQFMQLPASQQQWKFVITGESDLAQLHQFVSEHQDFAEAQLPIIWQPEGRWAERDYAHALEWLAERAQLPEWRPFNVRVLPQMHVLIWGQKRLV
- a CDS encoding acyl-CoA reductase, translating into MGDSRGLYGCVEPMSACLPPNFAWPQTSQQFGGLSIAVPQPSPGQMLQLVEHLYSSASNLQQIPIATIVAAIDRAAQQWLAPDYPPRLQLLDQLPQINGYSPAMLNEVLDRMLADWRAPQIWQRLNEQFGDPLLLDGWRPMVIGESRVFGPRLTWHICAGNVPGVAIQSLIDGLLVKSPSLVKVARGEPLWAAAFATSLIQQLPALAESIAVLWWSGGDQALEAPILANTEAIIANASDAAIAAVRQRSPAHIRWLDYGSRYSLAYVSQTMLAAPNLAEIASKLAYDGVMLEQQGCVSPQAIVVEAPTAEQLSQFGLALNQALADLSQRYPASSSILAATRRSADDYEWQALSGQPIQLLSQPDQPWLVVVDQREALPTVAGRLIKLVPVADLAELAQRLKPLHQHLQSVTLVCSAAQRHELAEALAAIGVLRICQAGQQAFPQAAWHHDGRDPLRSLVRWVDLERSANPHV